The Phormidium sp. PBR-2020 DNA segment ATTATTTCCGCTCGTCGGCAGGTGGGTCGTCGTCTCTACCGTGAACGCACCAACTATCTGCCCCTGCGCCTGAATCAAGGGGGGGTGATGCCGATTATTTTCGCCTCCAGTTTCTTGATTTTGCCGGGTATTATTGCCGGTGCGACGAACAATCCGACTCTCGTGCGAATTTCGGAGTACCTTAGCCCCGGTGGCCCCACGCCTTGGCTCTATGCCATGTTCTACCTGGTTCTGATTCTGTTCTTCAGTTATTTCTACGCCTCTTTGATTCTCAATCCTGTGGATTTGGCGCAAAATCTGAAAAAAATGGGATCGAGTATTCCGGGGATTCGTCCGGGACGAGCCACGAGCGAGTATATTGAGCGAATTTTGAACCGGTTGACCTTCTTGGGAGCCGTTTTTCTCGGTGTGGTGGCAACGGTGCCTACGGCTGTGGAAAGCGCCACTCGGGTCACAACCTTTCAAGGGTTTGGGGCAACCTCATTACTGATTTTGGTGGGGGTTGCCATTGAGACGGCAAAGCAAATTCAAACTTATGTCATCTCGCAACGTTATGAAGGAATGGTGAAATAAAAACTTATGCGTTTGATTTTTTTGGGACCGCCGGGGGCGGGGAAAGGCACACAGGCTCAACGGGTTTCTCAGCGTTTGGGAATCCCCCACATCTCTACTGGGGATATTCTCCGCCAGGCGGTTGCCAATCAAACGCCCTTGGGACAGAAGGCTAAATCCTATATGGACCGTGGGGATTTGGTTCCCGATGATTTGATTTTAGGGTTAGTACGGGAGAGGCTACAACAGGATGATGCTCAATCGGGCTGGATTTTGGATGGCTTTCCCCGTAATTTGTCTCAGGCGAAGTTTTTGGATGAGTTGTTGGCTGAGATTCATCAAAGCTGCGATCGCGCGGTGAATTTCACGGTTTCTGATGATGACATTGTGCAGCGGCTGGGGGCCCGGGGTCGTCAGGATGACAAGGAGGAGACGATTCGTCACCGCCTGACGGTCTATCGCCAGGCGACGGCTCCCCTGATTGAGTTCTATGAACAGCAGTCGCGTTTGCTATCCGTTGATGGAAGCCAAGAGATGGATGCTGTTACAGAATATCTCAGCCAAGGATTGGCGGCGTGATACTAAATTCAGGAATTTGTCAAGGTATTTTGCCATCTTTTTGCTAAAATACCGAGGGAAATCCTGGTTAGCGATTGCGGTTCCCGCACGTTTCACGAGCGCCCCAAGTTGTTGAACAGAAAGGAGACCTACGTGGCTAAACAAGACCTAATTGAGATGGAAGGAACTGTAACCGAGTCCCTTCCTAATGCGATGTTTCGAGTGGATCTCGATAACGGCTTTAACGTTCTTGCCCATATTTCTGGGAAGATTCGCCGCAATTACATCAAGATTCTGCCCGGCGATCGCGTCAAAGTCGAATTGACTCCCTATGACCTAGAAAAAGGCCGCATCACCTACCGGTTGCGGAAAAAATAACCGTCATCTCTGTCTGGGGTCCCTCGCAACGGCCTCATCCCAACTCAGCTTGATGCAACACCTGGCTCCGCTTTGGAGTCGATTCCCCTGTCATCAAGACTGAAAATCAGTTATAATATCAAGTTTGTAAGTATTGCAACCCAAGTCATGAAAGTTCGAGCATCAGTCCGCAAAATGTGCGAAAAGTGTCGCGTGATCCGACGACGCGGACGCGTCATGGTGATCTGCACCAACCCCAAACACAAACAACGTCAGGGCTAACCCCTCTCAAGGTTCAAGGCCCAAAGCCAATTCAGACTCACATCGGACTCAGGTCTGACCCCCATCATACCCCGAAACACTCATCCAGAGGGTGGAGCTAGCCAGAACTCCCCCACCCAGGCAACAGGATTGCCCATTACACGACGAATTTCATCATAAGGAAAAACCATGGCACGGATTGCAGGAGTTGACCTCCCCCGCGACAAACGCATTGAAATTGGACTGACCTATATTTACGGCATTGGCCTGAAGCGATCGCAAGCGATCCTAGCGGCCACCGGAGTAAACCCCGACACCCGCGTCAAAGACCTCAGCGACAGTGACGTGGCCAGCCTGCGGCAGCATATTGAAGAGACCTACCAAATCGAAGGGGATTTGCGTCGTTGGGAAACGATGAACGTCAAACGACTCGTCGATATTGGCTGTTATCGTGGTCGCCGTCATCGGATGGGACTTCCCGTCCGGGGACAACGGACTCGCACCAACGGTCGGACTCGTCGCGGAACCCGCCGCACCGTGGCTGGGAAGAAAAAACCCGGCTTGAAAAAATAAGTCCCATCTCCCGAGGGCCTCGGCAGAGGTCGGGAGAGTCAGGGAAACCCATCCTCAACTCGGGCCCGTCCGGCCCATCCACCGCGAACTCTATTCCTAACCACAATCTATTATGGCGAGACAACCTAAAAAATCCGGTCCACGGAAGCAAAAGCGCAACGTCCCCAATGGCGTGGCGTACATTCAATCCACCTTCAATAACACCATTGTCACCATTACCGACTCGCGCGGTGAGGTGATTTCCTGGGCTTCTGCCGGTTCG contains these protein-coding regions:
- the rpmJ gene encoding 50S ribosomal protein L36, translated to MKVRASVRKMCEKCRVIRRRGRVMVICTNPKHKQRQG
- the rpsM gene encoding 30S ribosomal protein S13; amino-acid sequence: MARIAGVDLPRDKRIEIGLTYIYGIGLKRSQAILAATGVNPDTRVKDLSDSDVASLRQHIEETYQIEGDLRRWETMNVKRLVDIGCYRGRRHRMGLPVRGQRTRTNGRTRRGTRRTVAGKKKPGLKK
- a CDS encoding adenylate kinase — protein: MRLIFLGPPGAGKGTQAQRVSQRLGIPHISTGDILRQAVANQTPLGQKAKSYMDRGDLVPDDLILGLVRERLQQDDAQSGWILDGFPRNLSQAKFLDELLAEIHQSCDRAVNFTVSDDDIVQRLGARGRQDDKEETIRHRLTVYRQATAPLIEFYEQQSRLLSVDGSQEMDAVTEYLSQGLAA
- the infA gene encoding translation initiation factor IF-1 translates to MAKQDLIEMEGTVTESLPNAMFRVDLDNGFNVLAHISGKIRRNYIKILPGDRVKVELTPYDLEKGRITYRLRKK